The Candidatus Rokuibacteriota bacterium genome segment AGCTTGGCGGCGGGGTATGTCGATCCGCTCCTGGGCGGGGGCTTCAGCAACGTCGCTTCCTATCTCGTGCTCATCGCGATGCTGTTCGTGCGCCCCTACGGGATGTTCGGCCGGCCTGACGTGGAACGGGTGTAGTGACGCTCACGGTCCTCACACCCGGCTTGGAGATCGCCTACGAGGCGCACGGCGATCCGCGAGGTTTCCCCGTCGTCCTCCTGCACGGGTTTCCCGACGATGTGCGCGCCTGGGACGGCGTGGCTCCGGCGCTCGCCGCAGCCGGCCACCGCGCGCTCGTGCCCTACCTGCGCGGCTACGGACCGACCCGCTTCCTCGACCCCACGGCGCTGCGCATGGCCCAGCAGGCGGCGATCGGACAGGACCTGCTCGACTTCATCGACGCCCTCGCGCTGCCGCGCGTCGCGCTGGCCGGCTACGACTGGGGCGGTCGCGCGGCGTGCATCGCCGCGATCGTGGCGCCGGCCCGCGTGCGCGCGCTGGTAACCATCGGCGGGTACAACGTGCAGAACACGACGGCGCCGTCGCGCCCCGCGCCCGCCGCCGAGGAGCGGGCCAAGTGGTACCAGTGGTACTTCAACACCGAGCGCGGCCGCCGGGGACTCGAGCAGAACCGGCGCGAGATCTGCCGGCTCCTGTGGCACGAATGGTCGCCGAGCTGGCGCTTCGACGACGCCACCTTCGACCGCACGGCGCAATCATTCGACAGCCCCGACTTCGTCGAGGTGGTGATCCACTCCTACCGCCACCGGCACGGCCATGCGCGAGGCGACGCGCGCTTCGACGCTCTCGAGGGGCACCTCGCGGAGCGGCCCCCGATCACCGTGTCGACCACGGTGCTGCACGGGGCCGAGGACACGGTAGACCCGGCGCGGCAGTCCGAGCGCCACATGCCGCTCTTCCCGGCCGGCACCGAGCGCCGGGTCGTGCCGGGCGGCGGTCACTTCCTGCCGCGCGAGCAGCCGGCGGCGGTCGCGGAGGCGATCCTGGCGCTGCTGGCGCGGACCGGGTAGGCGCGGCTCCGTGCGGGT includes the following:
- a CDS encoding alpha/beta hydrolase, whose amino-acid sequence is MTLTVLTPGLEIAYEAHGDPRGFPVVLLHGFPDDVRAWDGVAPALAAAGHRALVPYLRGYGPTRFLDPTALRMAQQAAIGQDLLDFIDALALPRVALAGYDWGGRAACIAAIVAPARVRALVTIGGYNVQNTTAPSRPAPAAEERAKWYQWYFNTERGRRGLEQNRREICRLLWHEWSPSWRFDDATFDRTAQSFDSPDFVEVVIHSYRHRHGHARGDARFDALEGHLAERPPITVSTTVLHGAEDTVDPARQSERHMPLFPAGTERRVVPGGGHFLPREQPAAVAEAILALLARTG